Proteins from a single region of Schistocerca gregaria isolate iqSchGreg1 chromosome 3, iqSchGreg1.2, whole genome shotgun sequence:
- the LOC126354695 gene encoding keratin-associated protein 19-2-like produces MDVTLFVFCAMILKAALSAPVPTATTVVVPGTNDQGKELTPAETHYIGFRGWNGYIHPPLFFRRGYGWSSSGLGNWGSYGGGWGSNSGTGGLDGYGGLGGWGGFGGYNGYGTYGGWPGYINYGSYNGWLG; encoded by the coding sequence CTGTTTGTGTTCTGCGCCATGATCTTAAAAGCTGCACTTTCGGCCCCTGTTCCCACTGCAACAACTGTAGTGGTTCCTGGCACAAATGACCAAGGAAAGGAGCTCACTCCAGCGGAAACACATTATATTGGCTTCAGGGGCTGGAATGGTTACATCCACCCACCCCTCTTCTTCAGACGAGGCTATGGTTGGAGCAGTAGCGGCCTCGGGAACTGGGGTTCCTATGGAGGAGGATGGGGTTCCAATAGTGGAACTGGAGGTTTAGACGGCTATGGAGGACTCGGAGGCTGGGGAGGTTTTGGTGGCTATAATGGTTATGGCACATATGGGGGATGGCCTGGCTATATTAATTATGGCAGTTACAATGGCTGGTTAGGATGA